A region of the Kribbella sp. NBC_01245 genome:
CAGTATGGATTGAGCTCTTCCCGAGCCCACCTGCCATTGATTCGACCTGTCAGCGCCATCGCGATAGCTTCCATCAAGGTCGACTTGCCCGCCTCATTATCGCCGACAATGATATTCATGCCAGCATTAGGCTGCAGGTCTAGGTCCTTGAATACGCGGTAGCCTTTGATGACGATTCGTTCGATCATACGTATGTCTCATTATGGCATATATTCGCGAGGCGACGGCAAGTATTTAGCCACTCGCCGTCGTCTTGGTATTCGCCCGGTGGAGTTGCCCGCAGCAATCGACAGCTAGCAAATGCCTCGTTCGCCTGAATCTGGATCGCCCCCAACCCATCGAGACTGCACCTACCGCTCCACGCCAGTGGATCGGCACCTTCCCCAGGCACAGCACTATGCCTTGGCTACGCAGGGTTGCCAAGACTTCGGTTGCAGATCGTGACCATCCGGAGCCAACACGCGTAGCTCGGTCTAGGGAGAAATAGCTGCCCGGCATCGAGGCCTATAGGGCCACCGGTCTCGACGTACCGCGCGCAGGCTCGCGTCCGCTTCATCGCCAAGGTGTCAAGAGGCCCGGCGGCGAACCCATCTTCAGCCTTGCTCTCCGTACGACCATTCTTCATGCCCCAGCGGCGCCTCGTTCAATTGATCGCGGCGGCTTCTCCAGCTCGGCAGGAACTTGTCCATGAGCTTGGTGAAACGTTGCCCGTGGTTGCGTTCTAGCAAGTGCGTCATCTCATGGACGAGGATGTATTCGAGACACTCGGGGTGCTTCTTCGCCAGCTCCACGTTGAACCAGATATGACCGGTCTCGCGGTTGCACGATCCCCACTTGGTCTTCATGCGCCGGATACTCCACCGTGGCACCGACACTTCTAGGATCGGTTCCCATCGGGCGATCAGATCAGGGATTGCTGAGCGCAGTTGCTCACGGTGCCAATGATCGAGGAGTTCGCGACGGCGCTCTGGCGATGTGGCCTCGGGGACATACAGCAGCAGACGCTCGCCATCGACTTCAAGATGGGCTCGCCCTGGCCGTTCTATGACCTTGAGCCGGTGGCGGACTCCCCAGACGTAGTGTGACTCCCCCGTGATCATCTCGCGCTCGGTCTGGCGCTGGGCTGCGCGCATCTGTTCGCGCTGCTTCTTGATCCACGACAGGCGTTGGATCACAGCCAAGCGCACGTGCTCGTCGTCGAGTCGTTCGGGTGCCGCCACGCGGACGCGACCCATGGGCGGGTAGACGCCGATGTGCAGGTTCTTGATGTCCTTGTAGATGATGTCGATATCGATGCCGCGAACGGTCAGGTAGGCGCTAGCGGTACTCATGACGTACCTTCACCAGCTCAAACAGTTCATCAAGACGGTCGAAGTCCGGCGGAAGTGTGCTCTTGATGGCCTTGCGGACCTTGCGCTCCTTGATGCGGCTGCCGACCCATGAGTCGGGCTTAGTCTGCCGAATGACGGTGTCGACCTCTATGGCGAGGTGCTCGTCGGGAAAGAGGAGGTCGACCAGGGCACGTTTCGCGCCGTCGTCAGCCCAGTCAGGGTACTTCGTGTCGGACTCCTTGGTGCCGAGCTTCCTAGCTGCTTCGAGGAGCTGTGCAAGGTACGCCTGGTAGTCCAACGCACCTTGGCGACGTTGGTCGAGAAGGGCGTCCAACAGTTCGGACATCTTGTCGTAGTACTTGGGGTTCATCGCGCGCTCGTCGATAATCACCTTGCGCATGTTGTTGGTGATCGTCTCAGCGACGGCCTCGGGATCCTTCTTGATGCCCTCGGGCAATTTGTCGATAGCCCCCGCCCCTAGCTGGACGATTAGGTCGATGAGTCCGGTGTCCTCGAAGTTGGAGACCACTTCTGAGGCGCCGGCCTGGATGTAGGTGTCGAGCAGGAAGCGCATACCCGCCTCGTACTGCTTGAAGTCGACGTCCTCACCGGCGCCAAGTTTCACCTCGTCACGCACGGCGGCGTAGTGGGCGATCTCCGAGCGGATGGCCTCGGCTTCGTCGGCCGTGTATCCAGCGTCTGTCATTTCGTTGGCGAGGTTGGCGTAAGCGCGGGTGACGCCCGCGACAGCCTTGTAGAGCTCGACGCGCTTGGGTTCGTTGGCCTTGAGTTGCTCGGCGCTTCCCTGTTCGGCAGCGCAGAAGTACTGCTGGTATTGCAGCGTGTTCTTCG
Encoded here:
- a CDS encoding M48 family metallopeptidase produces the protein MSTASAYLTVRGIDIDIIYKDIKNLHIGVYPPMGRVRVAAPERLDDEHVRLAVIQRLSWIKKQREQMRAAQRQTEREMITGESHYVWGVRHRLKVIERPGRAHLEVDGERLLLYVPEATSPERRRELLDHWHREQLRSAIPDLIARWEPILEVSVPRWSIRRMKTKWGSCNRETGHIWFNVELAKKHPECLEYILVHEMTHLLERNHGQRFTKLMDKFLPSWRSRRDQLNEAPLGHEEWSYGEQG